AGCCAACGACGCGTGGGAATCGGTGCGCAGAAAGCTGCGCAGAACCGCTCGTAAATTGGTCTATCAATGGGACCGCGTAGCGCATCGAAATCCGTGAACAGTTGCTCGACAGCAGGTATCCACTGGTGTTCGGCGAATGGTTGCACGGATCCAGTCCAATGGCCCCCTTCTTCGGCCGGTTGCGGATTGCTCGCGGGCTGAGATTGGTTACACTCTGCCCCCGGACGATTGACGCATTTTCAAGCCGCGACCGTCAGTAAACGGGGCCACCCCAACCGCTTTCTGAAGCGCGCGGACTCGATTCGGAGCCGCGACCATTGCTGAAAATCCCGACTTTTCAGCAGGCTTGCCCGCACTCACTATCCGGTAGCGTCAAGAAAGCTGGATCGTCGTTCGCCAGTCGAATCGAGTCCTTCGTTATTCGCTCCTGCTTCTCCGCGTTTTTGCGGTACAATCATCCTTGATGAATTCATCAATCCTTCGCATCGGTACGCGCGGCAGCGAGTTGGCCTCCTGGCAAGCCAACTGGGTGGCTGAGCAGCTACGCGCGCAAGGTGTGCAATGCGAATTGGTGAAGATTGCCACTCGCGGCGACCAACTACCACACGCATCGATCGAAGCCATTGGCACCCTGGGAGTTTTCACCAAAGAGTTACAAAAAGCGTTGCTCGACGGGCGGATCGATGTTTCGGTTCACAGCCTGAAGGATCTCCCGACCGAGCCGGTCAAGGCACTGGCCCTGTCAGCCGTTCCTGAGCGAGAGTCGCCGATGGATGTTTTGGTCAGCCGCAACAACATCCCGCTCAAGCAACTCCCCAAAGCGGCGCGGATCGGCACAGGCAGCCTGCGGCGAATGAGCCAGTTGAGACACATTCGGCCCGACTTGCAGCTTTCGGATATCCGCGGCAACGTTGATTCTCGGCTCAGAAAACTCGACGATGGCCAATACGATGCTCTCATTCTGGCGGAAGCAGGGCTAAAGCGGTTGGGGCTGGCTGGCCGAATTACCGAAGTATTGTCGCCCGATCAGATGTTGCCGGCGGTTGGCCAAGGCGCATTGGGGCTAGAAACACGCGCCCACGATACAGCCGCTCGCGAAGCCGTCGCGCGAATCGATGATTTGGCTTCGCACCAGGCCGTTTTGGCAGAGCGCACCCTGTTGGCAACCTTGCGTGGCGGCTGCCTGGCGCCTGTGGGAGCATGGGGACGCCTTGAGGACGACGGCCGGCTCAAGCTGACGGCCTGTGTACTAAGCCGCAACGGTACGAAACGCTTATTTGGCGAGCATTTAGGAAATGCTGCCGATGCTGTGCAAATTGGACGCCAAGTGGCAGAAGATTTGCTGGCGGAAGGGGCTGGGGCGTTCATTGAGGCCGCTCGCGCTACAGGCTAGCGAATCGAAATCAGCCCCATCGATCAAAAACGGTATGCGGAGAGAGTCGCTCTTTGTCGATTGGCTTCCGGATGGGAATCGGCTGGGCCTGAAATTCCGCGCTACCGCCACTGGAACTATTGCGAACTGATTGCCAGCGGATTATTATCG
This genomic window from Pirellulales bacterium contains:
- the hemC gene encoding hydroxymethylbilane synthase; protein product: MNSSILRIGTRGSELASWQANWVAEQLRAQGVQCELVKIATRGDQLPHASIEAIGTLGVFTKELQKALLDGRIDVSVHSLKDLPTEPVKALALSAVPERESPMDVLVSRNNIPLKQLPKAARIGTGSLRRMSQLRHIRPDLQLSDIRGNVDSRLRKLDDGQYDALILAEAGLKRLGLAGRITEVLSPDQMLPAVGQGALGLETRAHDTAAREAVARIDDLASHQAVLAERTLLATLRGGCLAPVGAWGRLEDDGRLKLTACVLSRNGTKRLFGEHLGNAADAVQIGRQVAEDLLAEGAGAFIEAARATG